The nucleotide sequence AAAGAGCAGAGTATAGACCCGGAGATGTAGCACTTCTTATCTAccttactttatttttttccaagtTGTTTGAACGTTCTAATTAAGTATTTTTTTGGAGGATTTCTCCATACACCGCACCGCAGAGATacggagatagagagaaagggaCGTTTCCATCATTCTTCTATCATTATTATATGGATTATGGAATAACGCTCGACGGCATATTCGCGCGTTCGAGTGTGGATCGCGAGCGCAAGAATAACGTTGCGAAATATTGGCAGCCGTGCGATTGGAGCGCTAGATTTGAGTATCGCGGTTAATGGATCAATATCCGAAGGCTTTTATGAGATCtgcatattatatacatatacgtttGCCTTGGATACTTTTAAAGGGCCGCATAATTGCACGTATATATAGCTTCGTCGAGTGAACGCTATAACAAAGAGCCACTGACGAATAAACTTCGAAGCGCTATGCGCGAATGCGTAGCTACAGTTTTTAAAGCATAATTTTCCGCCGCATCCAGCagcctctataaattgtttgTAGCCACTGCAGAGGGTATAATACGATATAAGGGGTTACGCGCTGCCTTATGTACCCATCACTCGCGCTTCATCGTTAGCGTCAGTCTGCTGTTTTTTTCACTTCTGTTTACCCCTGCGTATAGTCGCTTtgctatatatacgcgcgcgcgctatggGTCGAGAGAGGAcacaaaaagcaaaaaaaaacattaaattaaCGATGTTTATTGCGCTGTGGAGACTTTATCTCGGAAGGCTGTAAACAAGCGGATGTTTATGGCTTCTGTATATCCGTACGCTTGTTTACTATGTTTGGCTACGAACTGCTGAAAAGCGAACGTTGTGTAGGTATTTTCAACTATAATGCAgtatacaataattaattttgcgTTGTGTGTATGCTATATTTGGAGAATAGTGTGTACGAACGCGTACACGCCGAGCAGGAAGCAAACTCGTATATCACGAAATAATACAATATACGATTGGTCTCtatttttaatctttaaaaGGTAGCTATTACCCAAAACTGTAACAAACATTTCACATTTTATGTGTACATTTTGATTCTACCAATATTTTTCTCGGAAACATtagtataattgaaaaaaaaacaacaaatgctaatttttaaataaaccggccaattacattatacatgACATGCAATTCACGTATTAAATATTTCTCAATAAAGGCTATCAGGTTTGAAAGAGAGGCTTCGCGTTTCAATATTCTAATACGTACAGGCGGTTATTGGTAATATTGGTACAGAGCACAAGTAATACTACATGCAAGCTACATGACGCTCAGTTAACCATATGAATATagttaataaacaaaatcTGGCTAATAGATAGTCGTgcataaagaaaaatatcgaTTGCTGCAGCGTCTCATCGGACGCGGACTTTATCCACTCGCGTGTCAGGTTCCATATTATAGGCTAATAGCACGAGCGTTCTACGTATACCCTAGTAGTCAGACACTTTTGTTTTTCACCTTAAACATGCAAACGCATGTCTACGGAATCTAATACGGTTTCACCGAGTTgtacaaagaaaaaataaggcAACTATACGCAAACCAGACTAAGTTTCAAAGGAGGAGAGAATCGTCTTTCTCGAGAAAAAGCGCACATAGCGAAGGGGAAtggaaaagttaaaaataaggGATTTAAAATGCACATGCATCTTACCCGCGGTACATTCGGACCGTAAGCACTCTCGGCGCTTCCTACTACTTTCCCGGAAAACGTTATCATCCACCTCATCCCTTTGTCCCGTCGTCTGCGCTGAAAGATCGGGGCACCGAAAATTCCGGAATATTCTCCCTCATAGTCGAGCTGCAGCAGCTACGGCCCAGCACCGAGTCATCATCCTTCGACGAGCCGATTGCCCTGCGGCGAAGCAAAATgggagacgaaaaaaaaacggaaCGCGCGTTTTTCATCCGAATCTCAACCGCACACTTGGCAGCGAAGCGTAAAATGATCGGGGTCGGCACGAAAAAGCCAAGtctcctcgcgcgcagcgagctCTGGACGACTAATAGGAACGCTCGCGCTATAGCAGgattgcgcgagcgacgatCCATGCAGGAATTCCGAGGGAGCACTGTCAATGACACAGGCTTGTTCTTGAATTATCTGCGTCGACCGTGAAGTATGTTCGACATTCCCTATCATACGCAGTCCTTGGAAGACTTAGTATAAAGCCGCTGCTACTGACCGACTCCGGGCACAGTGTGTTGCGGCACAATCACACACGCAGCTGCTGCTCTCGTTTTACAACGCATGATAGCCGGCCTTTGAGTGCGTCGTATCGTCTTGGAAGATTTAGGAAGAACTGTGCTCAGGTGAGTTGAGATTCGTTGCTGACAGCTCCGAAATGACTAGTCGAAGCTTGCAAGCTCTACTGGGAGCTCTGCTGGGAGCTCTGCTGGCCGCGTCGGTCAGCTCGAGCCCGACGAAGATGGAGCGCATGGTGGTGGCCAAGATGCGGATGTCCGACCTGGAAGGCTCGGCCACGGGCTACGCCTACGACCAGCGCCACGGAGTGCCCGTCTCCTTCGTCCAGTACACGAGTCACACCGGCGGCAACGGCATCCATCAGGGCCTGCCCTACGACGGACAGAACTACCCGACCTACACGACCTACAGCAGCTACCCGCCCGGGGCCTACGCCTATGGCGACTACGGCAACCTGGAGGTGCCGGTGCCGGTGCTCCCGCAGCAGCCGCACTACAGGACGGAGCTGCCTCTGGCGCCGTACTACCCCACTCACCCGCTGCACCAGCAGTACGAGGAGCCCGTGCTGCACCACCACCCCGAGCctcaccaccaccaccaccaccatcacGGGGACGAGGAGGACTTCGAGGAGGCCGGCGGCGCCGAGCACCACGCGGAGGACAACTCTGCTCACGGGGAAAGGGGAGAGAAGGACTACGGCGGACACCACGACTTCGACGAGGGCGAGAACGAGCACCGCGAGTCCGAGCACAGAGAAGGTTCGTTGTTATAGCTGGTACACTCATTTGAAAATGTCGCTGTGATCCGCGAAAATTAACGAAACGAATAAAACTTGCGCAGGCCAGTACAAGGACGAAGCGGGCCACGAGGGCGGACACGAGGAGTCGGACTCCCGGTACGACGCGCACGACAAGGTCGAGGCAGGCCAAGAGGGCGCGGCCTACGGGAACAAGGCCTACCAGAAGAAGGGCTACCGCACCTCGGGCTTCCACAACGTGTACCGCAAGGACGAGTATAAGAAGGACACGGACTTCTACGACGAGGACCACGACGGCGGCCACTACGAGAAGTACGGCGCCTTCGACGCCCACCACAAGGACGAGGAGGCCGGCTACGAGAAGGGCGGCAAGCACGACGCGGCCTACGAACTGGCCAAGCGCGGACAGCACGGCCACTTCGACAAGGGCCACGAGCACAGTGCGCACAAGGGCCACAAGGGCGCCGAGGGCGAGGACAGCTACAGGGAGGAGCACGCCGACTACGCCAGCAAGAAGGGCCGGCAGCACGCGAGCCAGCACGGCTTCAAGCAGGGACACGGCTACCGATAAGGACCGGCTTCCAGCTCCGAGCTTCCAGGGCTGTAAATACTGAATAGGCAATAATCCCTCGTTGCGCGCGGCTCGTACATAACATTGTGTATTGTCGATCGAGCCACCGGGTctgtgcgcgcgagcacgGCTGCGGTACACATTGAAAAATTCGAATAAAGAACGAGTTGACAAAGCATATCGCACTGTTTTTCAAATACCTACTCGCGCGCACCTGTTGCAGTCCATACACACGCGGGGCGGAAGTGCCTGCTGCCGGTATATTATTCTACAtcgatatgtatatataagtcGGGCTGGACAttttttctccccccccccccccgccggAAAATGCCATTCTCAGCCGAGCGCAATATAAGCTCGAaagcgcggagagagaaacggaaagagaaaaaataatcaagAAACTTTcctggctcgcgcgcgcttgtttCACGCTCCGATTATTCGAACCGCGGAAAAAGCGCCCTTGCCGctgctttatatatatatatatatccggccttatatatatatatatatatatatatatatatatatatatatatatatatatatatatacgtatacgggTGCACCTTAATAAAGCGGATTTGCATATCGCAGGCATACACGCACGCCTTTCCTCCTCTTCTCGCTCCTCTGGCGAGAGCGAATTTAATGCATGCCTGCGCTAGCTGTCGGTTCGCGTTATATTCGCCGCATATATACACGCCCCTCGCGACGCTATCCTCGATTGTAATCGTAGAATCTGGAATGGAATATCGAGGCTAATCGACAATGCTCGCCGGCTCTCAAGGACGCAGACTGCCATTGCGAGAGAGGCGGCCGGAAAAAGGGCAGCGCGCGAGAAACCTCGATGCCCGCTGATCGGTGAAAAGCCGGCGACTCGATGTCGACATTGCCTGCAGTTggggaaaaaaaaacggaACTCTACTCGGCATTATACGCGCGTGTGGCGGATGCAGCGATTTTTGCGTGCCTTCGCGATGGGGCAACGATGTGTATAAAAGGGAGCCGCAGCACGCGGAGAAAAAGTGTCTGTCTGTCTGCGCCGTCGCATCCCGAGGCCCGAAAACGCCATGTCTCGCGAGTCTCTCGTCGAGCACCTCTCGTAGCGAGTTCGATACTTACGCGAGTTATATACTGCATAAATAAGCGAGCTTGCGCCATGAGGACGGCAATAGCAAGAGCGACGGTTtttctactgctgctgctgctgatcgTCCGACCGCAGAGCTCTCGGGCCAAGGAGATACCGAAACCGAGCGCCGaggagcaacagcagcagcaacagaaTAAGGAGACGAAAGACCTGAAGGTGGCCTCGACAAGCTACGTCTACAGCAAGAACGGAAAGCACGGCTTCGACGAGCTTCCGAGCTTCCGAGCTACCCACCGCATTCACTCAGGTCTCAACTTCCCGTCGAGAAGCTTTAATTTACCGACTAAGTATCGCGTCGGCAGCTTCGGTGGAGGTGCGCACAGCGAGCCGATTGAACTCTTTTTTCGGGAGATCGAGCCTTTTCGAAAGCTGCGCGAAACAAAAGCTCGAACGACGAGTATTTCCGCGTGTGCACTTCCGTCGCTCGCTCGGgctgtaaaaaatgtttgtgcGTATACGTTGAtgcgcgcgggaaaaatcgTCGCAGGGGTATTTATTTCTCTATACTCAAGCGTCGTAAAAATCAGAATGAAACACCGGCGGGCGCGCGCTCGAAAAGTGCTGTAAAACAGCCGCATACTACACTGCTGTTCGCGTTTGACAAAATTGTCACGGCCGGGCGTAACGGGAAACCGAGCGCGCATTTGAAATTCTCGAATTTCAGCAAACTTTCTCGTTTTGTTGGCAAAATATTCTGCGCGCAGCATCAAACGAAAACTAAAAGCGCAGCTTTCGAAAATATTCGATTCACCAAGCTCCCGTCAGTATACTCATCTGCcgctactgaaaaaaaaaaaaaaaaatatacatatgaaCGATCGTTTTCCACGCAGTGGGCAGCGGCATCGACAGCGGCTTCGGCTTGGGACTGGGCAGAAGGTCCTTTGTCTCGAACCTCGACGGCGATGACATCGGTGGCTCGTTGGGCCTGAATCGCTACGGTCCGTCGACCTTCGAACTGGAGTCGGACGATCTTCTCGGTCACGAGAAACATCAGCACCACGAGCCCGAACACGAGGAGAAGCATCGGGAGAAGGGCGAAAAGTTCGCGGAGGAGCACGAGTCCAGCGGCGACAAAGAAAGTTCCAAGGGTTACAAGGTATATCGTTTTCTTCGAGCAGCGGCACCGAGTCACCTCAAGAGGGGCTTGATTTCTTCGTTGTTTACGCTCCGCTCTCTAGGGGATTTTGCGGAGCGCTTGCGCTCGAGTTGGCAACTTTAATGAGCGTCAGTAGCGTATAGATTTTGTATGAGTTGCGAAAAAACTTGCTCGAATCAAGATTCATTGTTTCGGACCTCGAGACAACGGCTTAAACTCCTTCCCTTCGGCCTGGTGAAAAAACTCGTTAAAAGTTGTACAATAATGCGCAAGCATCTCCCTCGCGTCATTCTAGGTAGCCGAGGAGTACGACAAGGGCGCGAAGAGCAAGAAGCAGAAGGGCGAGGAGAGCGGCCAGTTCGAGGAGGAGGCCGGCGCGAACAAGTCCCACGACGAGCAGGAGAAGGCGTACAAGGCGAGCGAGGAGTCGGCCAAGGCTGCCAAGGGTGAGCACTTCGCCCAGAGCGAGGGCCACAAGAAGGGCCACAAGACGACGGGCTACCACAACGTCTACCACAAGGACGAGTACAAGAAGGACACGACGTTCTACGACGACGAGCACGTGGACGCCCAGCAGGAGCAGTACAGCCACCAGGACGAGAGCCACTCGACGGCCGAGGCCGAGCACAAGAAGGCCGAGCACGCGGACGCGGCCTACGAGCAGGCCGAGAAGGCCAAGAAGGGCTTCTTCACGAACGGCCATCAGTACGGCGTGGCCCAGGCCCACGAGCGCGAGGAGGCCGTGAAGGAGCACCATGAGAACGGGCGCGAGAGCCACAAGGAGGAGAAGCACAAGTCGGCTAACGAGGAGGCCGAGTCATCGCACTCGCATCACTAGCTGTCCGGGGAGATGATAGCGCGCGTTGTGCTGATcgtctcgctgctgctgctgctgttggctgCGATATGCCTGCCCTCGCGGTGAATTTCTCGTTgtctacttttttttacacCACCTTTGTACGCTCGAATAAAGTTTGATACTACAACCGTACGAGGGTCGccttttgttttcttcttcttcttcttattcttcttcttctttatttcGCGATATCAGTGCGCGCAGCTCGTTACAGCGTGCTTCCGAACGTTTCGCCGAGTTTTGCTTATCGTTATTCCGCGTTTAATTCTCGGTCTTGTTAGCTGCAGTTTCGAGTGTTCGCCTTCGAGGGGAACTTTTGTGAGGAACTTCCGAAAAAGCAGCCGTTCGTATCTGCAAAGCAGCAGCCCGGCAGACTCGAAAGCTCGCGGATCGATACACGGAATTCGCTCTCCTGAAAATATAGGCCTCGATCGACGCCGTTACTCTTGAACACTTTTTAACACTCGGCAATCGCTCCGTTTGATCGATCGAAATCGCCGGGATTCTAAATAATAGCCGCGCGGGCGACTCTTGTGTATGTACATCGCGGTCGTTAAATTGCCCCGGCGAAAGCGTTAATGGAAGAACGAACGAGTGGAGCACGCTGCGAGCCGACGGCCGATTAACGAAAGTAGATCGGCTCTATGGGGGGATGTGGGCTGTATAGCTCTCTCGACATAATTCACGCAATTTTCCAGCCGGTCGGACGTTTAGACACATTGATTGGCAGAAGCATTTTCGAGAAACGAAAGGAAGAAAAGGGAATagcgcgccgctgctgctggtggaTCCTCTTTACAgataaagcgagagagagagagagagagagagagagagagagagagagagagagagagagagagagagagagagagcgagagagagagagagagagagagaacggagAAAGAGCTAGATGATGTTGTATCGGGGGAGGAGTACATACGATTTGCTGCTGTACAAAGTGCTGGGGCGCATATAAAGGGTTGAGCGCGTCTTTGACTGCGCGACGTGGATTTATTGGTTGACGATTTGTGTTATAGTTTTTATGAGAAGGCGAGTTGGCGGATTGTTTGATTcgaatagaaaaataaaaacacgtATACGTTACCCACAAGGAAAAGATTTACAGAGGAAAGGGGATTGTTATTTCCGTCACTTGGATAAAGAGCCAGCCCCGTCGAAGAAATCATGGATATCCCACGTAGAACCGTagcgtctctctcgcacgcgtcATTGCACACTCTATATAAAGCTCCTCGTCTGCTGCGGTAACGCTAGTATTGGTTAAATCaggaatatatattttaatctgAGGtgaactttatttaaatataaaatacactGCGTGATCGATACACGTTACAAAAGATATAAGTATAGTTTATGAAATAGATTGGAACTGTGGTGTGCGCTGAGCGCTGGTTACTCTCGGACTGAGACGCTCCTGCGTCGACTGTGCTGTAGGCGGCGGGGGTGCAATAAACCCCAGGTAGTGGACCTCCCGATTGGGCTCTCATTACGGCGTCTGTATACCTGTGTGTCTGCATGCTGCTGTGCGTGTACTGTACTGTATGTGTTTGGGTGCATATTTTCGTTGTATACTAACAGCTAGACTACATTAGAAGACTGCTGCACATCCTCACggacacacgcacacacgccgCAGAgactccgagagagagagagagagagagagagagagagagagagagagagagagagaggttgcgctcgcgcgaggtTAGCTGACACACCGGCTGGATGTTATGTTAAATTGAATAGGAATTCCTTCGAGTATAGAGTTTGCCGGATCTTACCGGCTTCTGACATAATTTACTCTGCTCGTCTGCCAGGGAAACTTGAGTCCCTGCGAATTCGCTTTCGCTGGCATGTGTCGTCTCGACTTAAGACTCGACTCTCACCCTCTCCCCTCGCACGACGCTCGttattaattgaatatttGTGCGCCGCTGCGCCGTTTATTGACATATACCTGCGCATACTTCGTAACGTACTTTCAAAGCGAGAAGGAACAATTATCGAAAAGCCAGCGCGAGTTTGTTTTACGATGGCGGGGGCGTTTACGCGGCTTCTTTCATTTTCGCGTGCGCGCCCGGCTCTGACGCGGCTATATATACGTCGGTGTATATACAATCGCCGCTGCGCTGGCTACAACGCGTCGGGGGAGTCTCGAGAAGGATTCTTACGTCGGTTGAATTGCACTCGAGAACGAGGTGAAACAGCGAAAGGGTGGAAAAAGAGGGGGAGGGAGGGAGATAAAGTAATGGCTGAGAGTGAAAGAgaatgagcgagagagagagagagagagagagagagagagagagagagagagagagagagagaaagtaaaAGGGGAGTTAGACTCGcgagggagtgagagagagagagagagagagagagagagagagagagagagagagagagagagagaggagagaagaaaagaaacgGCTCGAGTTTTCCACTCGCTGGGGAACGGCGCAGCAAGACAAACAAATCGATGTGCATTTCTTGATTTCATTCCTGCAGCGCGCCgagtattatacacacacgtacgaTCGAGCTCGATCCATCCTCGCATATAATGCGCGCGTAATGTCTGtctcctcctctctttctccttcggAAAGTGGGCTAATGCGTATAAAGTAAGTGTCCCcgtacacacttgtgtaaattCCGGTTCCGATCATCGATGAGAACTGCACCTGCGGCCGTCGGACGAAGTCTCTCTTTCGAAGCGGAGTGGAGGGGGCATCGTACAGCTCGTCCGCCGCGCAGAATTCAGGTTATCGCTTCGGTAGTCCCCGGCGGCGCGCACGTGAGCTCGATGATacgcgcgtgaaaaaaaaaacagcgatCGGCCTATTATCTCCTATAGTGGATTTTCGGTATACAAGTATATCTGTCTTAGCGCAATAAATTACGCGTACACGCGTCGCTGTAGGTGTGGCGCGTTGCCAGGTGACACTGCTGCTTGTTTgtttatatttcttttcgcACATGCGagtttatttataagtatatataagcAGGAGAACGTGAAAGTGAGAGCGCGACTGACTTCGCGAAGTGAAAGTCTAGCACCATATGTGTGCGCGACTCGTTCCCGTGTATATTTGCCTCCGGTATAGATAGGTGACTTTTGATCGGGACAAGTATTTGCTCGAATATTCCGTGCGGGGCCGGTGATGGTACGACGAGTGTATGGTATCAGTGACACTGCAGAGTCGATCGGAAAACATGGAAACGAAGGAAAATTGCCTGTCCGCGCAGCTGAAACTCGACGAAGCTTGCGTTACATTAGCCAGCGAATTGGACTCAGCGAACCTCTGGCTCTACACGTTATCGGCTGATTGCGTTGCGGTGAGTTGTATATCGTACTTTATCGTCGTCAAACGAAATCggatctctcgcgcgcattgtTATCGTCATCGGATATACCGGCGCGCATCAGCAGCATAATCGTACAATAACAAAGCGACTTCTCTACCACTGCAGTGTCCCTACACGAAGACGGCCAAGTTGGAGAAATACGAGCCGTTCGACTTGAGCGTAAACACGGCGAGGTCCCAGTCCTGGAGGGTCATCGAGAGCCTCGGAAACGAGACCTACATCTCCGCGTCGAACAGAGAGTATAAAAGAGAGAAACATTGCACATGCAGAGAAGCGCGAAATTTTTCACAGCACACATTTGCATTTCAGTGGCCTGCACTGTCAGCTCGCGCCGAGGCTCGGCGAGCACGGGATTTACGAATTCACGGCGCGCGCTAACGAGAGCTGCGAGCTGCGGGTGATCAAGGAGCCAGAGAACCCGTACATTCGTAAGCGGCCGTTTCATTGGATCAAACAATCCGATCCGCAGCAACTCGATTAACGCTCGATCTCCTTTCATGTTGCATGCGCTATATATACCTGCAGCCCTGGGAATCGGACTCGGTCTGCTGGTCCTGCTGCTGACGAGTCTCGCGCTTCTAAAATTCATCCGCGGCTGTATCGACAAATGCCGCAGCagagccgccgccgacgaggACGAGCTGGAGGTGGGAAAAAAAACGGCGAAGAGGAGGGTCAGGTCGCTCGATACCGTGCGAGGGTGAGCCGCGATATCGATGACGTATGCTTATGTGTATGCCGCGCGGGAGGAAGAGTAATAAGGATAATTCTCCCGCAGAATGAGCATCCTCCTGATGATCTTCGTGAACAACGGGGCGGCCGGCTACGCGCTGCTGGAGCACGCGACCTGGAACGGCCTGCTCGTCGGAGATTTAGTGTTTCCATGCTTCATGTGGATCATGGGCGTGTGCATCCCCTTATCCATCTCGGCGCAGCTGTCCCGCGGGAGCTCGAGGCTCCGGCTCTGTCGGGCGATCGTCAAGGTGATTCCTTTGCATTCTTCCTTTCGCCCTCCTGCGACGAGCTCGCTTCTGCGTACTCGCTTCTGGTACATTTGTATCTCCGTCTCCTATAGCTCGCTCGAGTTTGTTTATTCatcttcctccttttttcaGCGCAGCGTCTATTTGTTCGCCATAGGACTGGCGCTGAATACGCTGGGAGGGCGTAACCAGCTCGAGAGAATACGGATCTTCGGGGTGCTGCAGCGCTTCGGCCTGGCTTACCTGGTAGCCGGCATTGTTTACGCGCTCGCCGCGCGCCCGGACGATAAACAATCAAAGGTATGTAGTGCCTTGATGCTGCGTTATACGAGCTTGTATTTTACTTCGTCTTCGCTGCTTATTTTCTGTTTCGCCGCAGCGAATGCTGGGGGACGTCGTGGCTCTGATACCGCAGTGGATCGTTGCCCTGCTAATACTGGCAGCTCATTGCGCCGTCGTCTTTCTGCTACCCGTGCCCGGATGTCCGAGGTCAGTGCGCGCAATGCTCTCGAGTTTATTCTCCGACTTGTTTACACGGTAGATTTTTTATACGCATCGCAGTATAATGTTTGCCTACTGCTTTTGCGTATTACTCGTCCGCATCGCGTATAACAACTATAATACACAATAATCCTGGTTATATTATGTATGAAAATGCATCGTCGCTGATGATTGGCAGGGGTTACCTGGGACCGGGCGGCCGGCACGCTGATGGCAAATATTGGAACTGCTCGGGCGGCGCGACCGGTTACGTGGACAAGGTCCTGCTGGGCGTTGACCATATTTATCAATTACCCACGGCAAACAGCGTCTACGGCTCCGGACCTTTCGATCCCGAAGGAGTTTTGGGTTAGTACCGCCGACGTTTTATATCTATCGTTTTATATCAGAAGTGACAATTTTCTCGACGTTCTTGCCCAGGCTCGCTGACGTCGATCTTCCAGGTCTTCCTGGGCATCCAGGCCGGCCAGATCCTGCGCACCTACGGCTCCTGGAAAGCTCGACTCGTGCGTTGGCTGCTGTGGGCCGTCCTCCTCGGAGCCGTCGGTGCGGCTCTGCACTACACCAACGTCGTTCCCGTCAATAAAAATCTATGGTACGGCAGTTGTCGAGTATATAACCTCATCGCGCCTTATCTCATACGAGAAAACCTCCGCAGGTCCGTATCGTTCGTCCTGGTGACGACGTGCTTCTCGCTGGGACTGCTGTCGCTGTGCTACCTGCTGATCGACGTGCTCGGCGTCTGGGACGGCGGACCCTTCAGGGTACCAGGTGAGACATCGCGTTATCCTGCAGTAGTAGGATACACATCAGCAAAGCTCAACTAACCGCCTTTTTTCAAACGACGACAGGCATGAACGCCCTGGTGATGTACGCGGGCCACCAGATCCTGTACGACATGTTCCCGTTTCACTGGCGCTACGGCCCGATGAACAGCCACACCTGGCTCCTGGCCGAGAGTCTCTGGTGCGTTGGACTCTGGACGTACGTGGCCTACGCTATGCATCGGAAGAAGTTCTACGTCGCCCTGTGAACTTGC is from Nasonia vitripennis strain AsymCx chromosome 1, Nvit_psr_1.1, whole genome shotgun sequence and encodes:
- the LOC100113968 gene encoding heparan-alpha-glucosaminide N-acetyltransferase-like; amino-acid sequence: MVSVTLQSRSENMETKENCLSAQLKLDEACVTLASELDSANLWLYTLSADCVACPYTKTAKLEKYEPFDLSVNTARSQSWRVIESLGNETYISASNRDGLHCQLAPRLGEHGIYEFTARANESCELRVIKEPENPYIPLGIGLGLLVLLLTSLALLKFIRGCIDKCRSRAAADEDELEVGKKTAKRRVRSLDTVRGMSILLMIFVNNGAAGYALLEHATWNGLLVGDLVFPCFMWIMGVCIPLSISAQLSRGSSRLRLCRAIVKRSVYLFAIGLALNTLGGRNQLERIRIFGVLQRFGLAYLVAGIVYALAARPDDKQSKRMLGDVVALIPQWIVALLILAAHCAVVFLLPVPGCPRGYLGPGGRHADGKYWNCSGGATGYVDKVLLGVDHIYQLPTANSVYGSGPFDPEGVLGSLTSIFQVFLGIQAGQILRTYGSWKARLVRWLLWAVLLGAVGAALHYTNVVPVNKNLWSVSFVLVTTCFSLGLLSLCYLLIDVLGVWDGGPFRVPGMNALVMYAGHQILYDMFPFHWRYGPMNSHTWLLAESLWCVGLWTYVAYAMHRKKFYVAL